A region of Oryctolagus cuniculus chromosome 3, mOryCun1.1, whole genome shotgun sequence DNA encodes the following proteins:
- the PLCL1 gene encoding inactive phospholipase C-like protein 1 isoform X2, producing MAEGAASREGLVPLDVAGSEDDPRAGPDPGSVDAAAAAAGGRLRDRRSGVALPGAAGAPADSEAGLLEAARATPRRSSIIKDPSNQKCGGRKKTVSFSSMPSEKKISSANDCISFMQAGCELKKVRPNSRIYNRFFTLDTDLQALRWEPSKKDLEKAKLDISAIKEIRLGKNTETFRNNGLADQICEDCAFSILHGENYESLDLVANSADVANIWVSGLRYLVSRSKQPLDFIEGNQNTPRFMWLKTVFEAADVDGNGIMLEDTSVELIKQLNPTLKESKIRLKFKEIQKSKEKLTTRVTEEEFCEAFCELCTRPEVYFLLVQISKNKEYLDANDLMLFLEAEQGVSHITEDMCLDIIRRYELSEEGRQKGFLAIDGFTQYLLSPECDIFDPEQKKVSQDMTQPLSHYYINASHNTYLIEDQFRGPADINGYVRALKMGCRSIELDVSDGSENEPILCNRNNMAAHLSFRSVIEVINKFAFVASEYPLILCLGNHCSLSQQKVMAQQMKKVFGDKLYGEAPLPSESYLPSPEKLKRMIIVKGKKLPSDSDMLEGEVTDEDEEAEMSRRMSVDYNGEQKQIWLCRELSDLVSICKSVQYRDFELSMKSQNYWEICSFSETEASRIANEYPEDFVNYNKKFLSRVYPSAMRIDSSNLNPQDFWNCGCQIVAMNFQTPGPMMDLHTGWFLQNGGCGYVLRPSIMRDEVSYFSANTKGIVPGVSPLALHIKIISGQNFPKPKGACAKGDVIDPYVCVEIHGIPADCSEQRTKTVQQNSDNPIFDETFEFQVNLPELAMIRFVVLDDDYIGDEFIGQYTIPFECLQPGYRHVPLRSFVGDVMEHVTLFVHIAITNRSGGGKAQKRSLSVRMGKKVREYTMLRNIGLKTVDDIFKIAVHPLREAIDMRENMQNAIVSIKELCGLPPIASLKQCLLTLSSRLITSDNTPSVCLVMKESFPYLEPLGAIPEVQKKMLAAYDLMAAVAGAGLIRSQEPGTSSGSPMWVQGPKDLSHPLLLSQAIAESWIGN from the exons GATCCTTCGAACCAAAAATGTGGTGGAAGAAAGAAAACTGTGTCCTTCAGcagcatgccatcagaaaagaagaTTAGCAGTGCAAACGACTGCATCAGCTTCATGCAAGCTGGCTGTGAACTGAAGAAAGTCAGGCCAAATTCTCGCATCTACAACCGTTTTTTCACTCTGGACACAGACCTCCAAGCCCTTCGCTGGGAGCCTTCTAAGAAAGACTTGGAGAAAGCTAAGCTTGATATTTCTGCCATAAAAGAGATCAGACTGGGGAAGAACACGGAAACATTCAGAAACAATGGCCTTGCTGACCAGATTTGTGAGGACTGTGCCTTTTCCATACTCCATGGGGAAAACTATGAGTCTCTGGACTTAGTTGCCAATTCAGCAGATGTAGCAAATATCTGGGTGTCTGGGTTACGGTACCTGGTTTCTAGAAGTAAGCAACCCCTTGACTTTATAGAGGGTAACCAGAACACACCAAGGTTTATGTGGTTGAAAACAGTGTTTGAAGCAGCAGATGTTGATGGGAATGGGATTATGTTGGAAGACACCTCTGTAGAGTTAATAAAACAACTCAACCCTACCCTGAAGGAATCCAAGATCAGGTTAAAGTTTAAAGAGATCCAGAAGAGCAAAGAAAAACTAACTACTCGTGTGACAGAAGAGGAATTTTGTGAAGCTTTTTGTGAACTTTGCACCAGGCCAGAAGTGTATTTCTTACTTGTACAGATATCTAAGAACAAAGAATATTTGGATGCCAATGACCTTATGCTCTTTCTAGAAGCTGAGCAAGGAGTCAGTCATATCACTGAGGATATGTGCTTAGACATCATCAGGCGatatgagctttctgaagaggGACGTCAAAAAGGGTTTCTTGCAATAGATGGATTTACCCAGTATTTATTGTCACCAGAATGTGATATTTTTGATCCTGAGCAAAAGAAAGTTTCTCAAGATATGACCCAGCCATTATCTCACTACTATATCAATGCCTCTCATAATACCTATCTAATAGAGGACCAGTTCAGGGGACCAGCTGATATCAATGGATATGTCAGAGCTTTGAAAATGGGCTGTCGAAGCATTGAACTTGATGTAAGTGATGGTTCCGAAAATGAACCAATTCTTTGTAATCGAAATAACATGGCAGCACATCTTTCCTTTCGAAGTGTCATAGAGGTGATAAATaagtttgcttttgttgcttctGAATACCCACTTATTCTTTGCTTGGGAAATCACTGTTCCCTATCacagcagaaggtgatggctcaacagATGAAAAAAGTCTTTGGTGATAAACTGTATGGTGAAGCACCTTTGCCCTCAGAATCCTACCTCCCCTCACCAGAAAAATTAAAACGAATGATCATTGTGAAAGGAAAGAAATTGCCTTCTGATTCAGATATGTTAGAAGGAGAAGTAACGGATGAGGATGAAGAAGCTGAAATGTCTCGAAGGATGTCAGTAGATTACAATGGTGAGCAGAAACAAATCTGGCTCTGCAGGGAGCTCTCTGATTTGGTATCTATTTGTAAATCTGTTCAGTACAGGGATTTTGAACTGTCTATGAAAAGCCAAAACTATTGGGAAATCTGTTCATTTAGTGAAACAGAGGCTAGCCGAATTGCAAATGAATACCCAGAGGATTTTGTAAATTATAATAAGAAATTCTTATCAAGAGTCTATCCAAGCGCCATGAGGATTGATTCCAGTAACTTGAATCCACAGGACTTTTGGAATTGTGGCTGTCAGATTGTGGCCATGAATTTTCAGACTCCGGGTCCGATGATGGACCTTCACACTGGCTGGTTTCTTCAGAACGGAGGATGTGGTTATGTTCTGAGGCCGTCTATCATGCGGGATGAAGTTTCTTACTTCAGTGCAAACACAAAGGGCATTGTACCTGGGGTGTCTCCTCTGGCTCTCCACATCAAGATCATCAGTGGTCAGAATTTCCCAAAACCTAAGGGAGCTTGTGCCAAAGGGGATGTGATAGATCCGTATGTTTGTGTAGAGAtacatgggattccagcagaCTGCTCAGAACAAAGAACTAAAACTGTACAACAGAACAGTGATAATCCTATTTTTGATGAAACTTTTGAGTTTCAAGTAAACCTACCTGAGCTGGCCATGATCCGTTTTGTTGTTTTGGATGATGACTACATTGGGGATGAGTTCATAGGGCAATATACAATACCGTTTGAATGTCTGCAGCCTGGATATCGGCATGTTCCCCTGCGCTCTTTTGTGGGTGACGTCATGGAGCATGTAACCCTCTTTGTCCACATAGCAATAACTAATCGAAGTGGAGGAGGAAAGGCACAGAAGCGCAGCCTTTCAGTGAGAATGGGGAAGAAAGTTCGGGAATATACCATGCTCAGGAATATTGGTCTTAAAACTGTAGATGACATCTTTAAAATAGCAGTTCATCCCTTACGAGAAGCCATAGACATGAGAGAAAATATGCAG AACGCGATAGTGTCCATTAAGGAGCTGTGTGGACTCCCTCCAATTGCCAGTCTGAAGCAGTGCCTGTTGACGCTGTCCTCTCGGCTCATCACCAGCGATAACACTCCCTCGGTTTGTCTTGTGATGAAAGAGAGCTTTCCTTACCTGGAGCCACTGGGTGCAATTCCAGAAGTACAGAAAAAGATGCTTGCTGCTTATGATCTG atggccgcagtagccggagctgggctgatccgaagccaggagcctggaacttcttctgggtctcccatgtgggtgcaggggcccaaggacttgagccatcctctactgctttcccaggccatagcagagagctggattggaaactga